A region from the Streptomyces tsukubensis genome encodes:
- a CDS encoding ABC-F family ATP-binding cassette domain-containing protein, with product MRERAHSTLPAPAPASGPGTPERSQLTVRDVSKAYGTRPVLDQVSFTVRPGERAAVIGENGSGKSTLLRLIAGEDTPDGGEITAVAPGGTGHLAQTLDRTFPGLGPDHTVQDTVDAALAGLRELERRLGAAGERLGADPGEAELTAYGELLTAFEERGGYEADARVDAALNGLGVGALGRDRTLGTLSGGERSRLALACVLAAGPELLLLDEPTNHLDRRAVAWLEDRLRAHRGTVVAVTHDRAFLEGVATTVLEVDRDTRSVGRYGDGWAGYRTAEAAARRRREQEYEEYVDELARTEEQVAAAGQRLATSGKDPGQGFGKHRRSHEAKLSGQVRAARQRLERLRREPVAAPPEPLRFRAAPVTSAEAVRPPAPVQVQEGAPAPAPAPASAPAPASAPAPAPAPAPAPAPAPEDTVAPRGPVTELTEVVVADRLRIAALRIESGGRLLVTGPNGAGKTTLLRILAGELRPDGGTVHRPARVRVGYLPQELPPTAPAKPLLDAYAAGRPGHPDEYEGELLDLGLFRSADLAVPVGALSVGQQRRLALARLVVRPADLLVLDEPTNHVALSLVEELEEALGRYEGAVVAVSHDRRFRAGFGGERLELRSGRPADPVPGHG from the coding sequence ATGCGCGAACGCGCCCACTCCACCCTGCCCGCACCCGCCCCTGCGTCCGGACCGGGGACACCGGAACGCTCCCAGCTCACCGTCAGGGACGTCTCCAAGGCCTACGGCACCCGGCCCGTCCTCGACCAGGTCTCTTTCACCGTCCGCCCCGGCGAGCGCGCGGCCGTCATCGGCGAGAACGGCTCCGGGAAGTCCACCCTGCTCCGGCTGATCGCGGGCGAGGACACCCCCGACGGCGGGGAGATCACCGCCGTCGCGCCCGGCGGCACCGGGCATCTCGCCCAGACCCTCGACCGCACCTTCCCCGGCCTGGGCCCCGACCACACCGTCCAGGACACCGTCGACGCGGCCCTCGCCGGGCTGCGGGAGCTGGAGCGGCGGCTCGGCGCGGCCGGGGAGCGGCTCGGGGCCGATCCCGGCGAGGCGGAGCTGACCGCGTACGGCGAACTGCTCACCGCCTTCGAGGAGCGCGGCGGCTACGAGGCCGACGCCCGGGTCGACGCGGCCCTGAACGGCCTCGGCGTCGGCGCCCTGGGCCGTGACCGGACGCTGGGCACGCTGTCCGGCGGCGAACGGTCCCGGCTCGCGCTCGCCTGCGTCCTCGCCGCGGGGCCCGAGCTGCTGCTGCTCGACGAGCCGACGAACCACCTCGACCGGCGCGCCGTCGCCTGGCTGGAGGACCGGCTGCGGGCGCACCGCGGCACGGTCGTCGCGGTCACCCATGACCGGGCGTTCCTCGAAGGGGTCGCCACGACCGTGCTGGAGGTCGACCGGGACACCCGGTCGGTCGGCCGGTACGGGGACGGCTGGGCGGGCTACCGCACGGCGGAGGCGGCGGCCCGGCGGCGCCGGGAGCAGGAGTACGAGGAGTACGTCGACGAGCTGGCCAGGACGGAGGAGCAGGTCGCGGCGGCCGGGCAGCGGCTGGCGACCAGCGGTAAGGATCCGGGCCAGGGCTTCGGCAAGCACCGCAGATCGCACGAGGCCAAACTGTCCGGCCAGGTGCGGGCGGCCCGGCAGCGCCTTGAGCGACTGCGCCGCGAACCGGTTGCGGCCCCGCCGGAGCCGCTGCGCTTCCGGGCCGCGCCGGTGACCTCGGCGGAGGCGGTACGGCCTCCGGCCCCGGTTCAGGTCCAGGAGGGCGCCCCGGCTCCGGCCCCAGCTCCGGCCTCGGCCCCAGCTCCGGCCTCGGCTCCGGCTCCGGCTCCGGCTCCGGCCCCGGCCCCGGCCCCGGCCCCGGAGGACACCGTCGCGCCCCGCGGTCCCGTCACCGAACTGACCGAGGTCGTCGTCGCCGACCGGCTGCGGATCGCCGCGCTCCGTATCGAGTCCGGCGGCCGGCTCCTGGTGACCGGCCCGAACGGGGCCGGGAAGACGACCCTGCTCCGGATCCTGGCCGGGGAGCTGCGGCCGGACGGCGGCACCGTGCACCGCCCCGCGCGGGTCCGGGTCGGCTATCTGCCGCAGGAGCTGCCGCCCACCGCACCGGCGAAACCGCTGCTCGACGCCTACGCGGCGGGCCGGCCGGGCCATCCGGACGAGTACGAGGGCGAGCTGCTGGACCTCGGGCTCTTCCGGTCCGCGGATCTCGCGGTCCCGGTCGGCGCGCTCTCCGTCGGGCAGCAGCGGCGGCTCGCGCTGGCGCGGCTGGTGGTGCGCCCGGCCGATCTGCTGGTGCTGGACGAACCGACGAACCATGTGGCGCTGAGCCTGGTCGAGGAGCTGGAGGAGGCGCTGGGCCGGTACGAGGGCGCGGTGGTCGCCGTCTCCCACGACCGGCGGTTCCGCGCGGGCTTCGGCGGGGAGCGGCTGGAGCTGCGGTCCGGGCGCCCGGCGGATCCGGTCCCGGGGCACGGTTAG
- a CDS encoding L,D-transpeptidase — MEMRVMTDSKRRRGLMVASAVLGGVMVLSACSGDGDKNSGGGTDAGKKSQAQVDEAAAKQVSKARIAIEPKNGTANAGINNAKVTVADGSLTEVKMVTSEGTPVEGAISADGKSWAPAKPLKRSTTYKVTASAKDDKGLVAFENGSFTTVSPGNSFIGRFTPEDGQTVGVGMPVSINFDKPIKDRKAVQSGITVTSTGGQEIVGHWFHGQRLDFRPGQYWKEGSTVTLKLALDGVEGAPGVFGVQQKTVTFKIGRNQVSTVDASSKQMVVTRNGKTIRTIPISAGAPATPTYNGQMVISEKFKETRMNGATVGFTDSDGKGEYDIKDVPHAMRLSTSGTFIHGNYWGADSVFGGQNTSHGCVGLNDKKGANDPNQPGAWFFNSSMIGDVVIVKNSKDKTIKPDNGLNGWNMDWASWKAGSAA, encoded by the coding sequence ATGGAGATGCGTGTGATGACGGACAGCAAGCGGCGCAGGGGTCTGATGGTCGCGTCCGCTGTGCTCGGTGGTGTGATGGTCCTCTCCGCGTGCAGCGGGGACGGCGACAAGAACAGCGGCGGTGGCACCGACGCCGGCAAGAAGTCCCAGGCCCAGGTCGACGAGGCTGCCGCGAAGCAGGTCTCGAAGGCCCGAATAGCCATCGAGCCCAAGAACGGCACCGCGAACGCCGGTATCAACAATGCCAAGGTCACCGTCGCCGACGGTTCCCTGACCGAGGTCAAGATGGTCACCTCCGAGGGCACGCCGGTCGAGGGCGCGATCTCCGCCGACGGCAAGAGCTGGGCCCCCGCCAAGCCGCTCAAGCGCTCGACGACGTACAAGGTCACCGCCTCCGCCAAGGACGACAAGGGCCTGGTCGCCTTCGAGAACGGCTCCTTCACCACGGTCTCCCCGGGCAACAGCTTCATCGGCCGCTTCACGCCGGAGGACGGGCAGACCGTCGGCGTCGGCATGCCGGTGTCCATCAACTTCGACAAGCCCATCAAGGACCGCAAGGCCGTCCAGTCCGGGATCACCGTGACGTCCACGGGCGGCCAGGAGATCGTCGGCCACTGGTTCCACGGCCAGCGGCTCGACTTCCGTCCCGGGCAGTACTGGAAGGAAGGCTCGACCGTCACCCTGAAGCTGGCCCTCGACGGGGTCGAGGGCGCCCCGGGTGTCTTCGGCGTCCAGCAGAAGACGGTCACCTTCAAGATCGGCCGCAATCAGGTCTCCACCGTCGACGCGAGCTCGAAGCAGATGGTCGTCACCCGGAACGGCAAGACGATCCGTACGATCCCGATCTCCGCGGGCGCCCCGGCCACCCCGACGTACAACGGTCAGATGGTGATCTCCGAGAAGTTCAAGGAGACCCGGATGAACGGGGCCACCGTCGGCTTCACGGACTCCGACGGCAAGGGCGAGTACGACATCAAGGACGTGCCGCACGCCATGCGGCTCTCCACCTCGGGCACCTTCATCCACGGCAACTACTGGGGCGCCGACTCCGTCTTCGGCGGCCAGAACACCAGCCACGGCTGTGTCGGCCTCAACGACAAGAAGGGCGCCAACGACCCCAACCAGCCCGGTGCCTGGTTCTTCAACAGCTCGATGATCGGTGACGTCGTCATCGTGAAGAACTCCAAGGACAAGACGATCAAGCCGGACAACGGTCTGAACGGCTGGAACATGGACTGGGCGTCCTGGAAGGCCGGTTCGGCGGCCTGA
- a CDS encoding S8 family peptidase, whose amino-acid sequence MALATGVALTLGAAGPVPAVTPSAGAGTGTGSGAGFGTGTGSESGSGSGAGARTVTLLTGDRVRIDTAGRVIGVDRPEGRKHIPVRITRHANRTHVVPLDAERLIAAGKLDRNLFDITALSRPEARTAYADGLKVIVTYAGPSAAAAKAGVRGSEGTAVRRSLPTLNAEALTASPDEPTALWDALTASGSTASRTTAVAGIGKVWLDGVVKAALDRTTKQIGAPTAWNRGLDGTGVTIAVLDTGVDDTHPDLAGKVRAAANFSNSPGLPDRVGHGTHVAATAAGTGAKSGGTHKGVAPGATLLNGKVLNDWGIGSESTIMAGIEWAAAQGADIVNLSVGGPDRIGTGPSEAQINRLSEQKGILFAVAAGNAGPGDGTIDSPGSAEAALTAGAVDGNDVIADFSGRGPKFGDSGIKPDVTAPGVAVVAAAADGTGPQNPPGYYAMSGTSMATPHAAGAAALLKQQHPDWTGSRLKAALMGSAKPGAYSPHVQGAGRIAVDRAVEQGLFAEPGSLSLGSQAWPHEDDTPVTKRLTYHNTGPEDVTLNLAVTGATGPGGQPAPDGFFTLGASSVTVPGRGTATVDVTADTRIAAGGNGGYAATVTATNGGLSVRTPVAVDREDEAYSVTIRNLDRSGKPDPYALVSVAALTGAAQGRTFEGDWSSGTATLRLPKGRYFVDHVTQVDGDLRKGSDQVLYPNLDIAGDTTVVLDARTAKPSRITVPDPESKPVSTVSYWGLETQGYSGGFIADPPGQLRTAHAGPPAPAGDKAWQGWIGMWQGGAADRNTVHYAQSSRFSALTKDYRASDFAKLSVGLGSAVKGRTGRVAVIGVLPTGEGIGVWVERPAPSRHEAAVAGNTGTAWNLNYDQLEKPGDAAGDVYFYSADRVYTAGKSYRVDINTAVHGPRVAGRFIGVFRDGDSVIGQLPFFSDGSGHIGDSRYSTARTTLRKGGKLIDEKADDLVSDEPLTLPGTPGKYTLTTTVTRPVSVSAVGTRIEGTWTFATARAPEPVRLPLSTIRFSPAVALDSTAPAGRTQTFPVAVEGAAAGTNLRSLAVHVSYDSGKTWRQVPVKKGTVTLKNPGKGKGLALRGQALDKQGNRSVVTVHQAYLGR is encoded by the coding sequence GTGGCCCTGGCGACCGGGGTGGCACTCACGCTGGGGGCGGCGGGTCCGGTTCCGGCCGTCACACCGTCGGCAGGAGCCGGGACCGGAACGGGGTCCGGAGCCGGGTTCGGGACCGGAACGGGGTCCGAGTCCGGGTCCGGGTCCGGTGCGGGCGCCCGTACCGTCACCCTGCTGACCGGCGACCGGGTCCGTATCGACACCGCCGGCCGGGTCATCGGCGTCGACCGGCCCGAGGGGCGCAAGCACATACCCGTCCGGATCACCCGGCACGCGAACCGCACCCACGTCGTGCCGCTGGACGCCGAGCGGCTGATCGCCGCCGGGAAGCTGGACCGGAACCTGTTCGACATCACCGCGCTGAGCCGGCCGGAGGCCCGCACGGCATACGCCGACGGCCTCAAGGTGATCGTCACCTACGCGGGCCCGTCGGCCGCGGCCGCGAAGGCGGGCGTACGCGGTTCGGAAGGCACCGCGGTACGGCGCAGCCTGCCGACCCTGAACGCGGAGGCGCTCACCGCATCGCCCGATGAACCCACCGCCCTGTGGGACGCGCTTACCGCCTCCGGCAGCACGGCGTCCCGCACGACGGCCGTCGCGGGCATCGGGAAGGTCTGGCTGGACGGGGTCGTCAAGGCCGCGCTGGACCGGACCACGAAGCAGATCGGCGCCCCCACCGCGTGGAACCGCGGACTGGACGGGACGGGGGTCACCATCGCCGTCCTGGACACCGGTGTCGACGACACGCACCCCGACCTCGCGGGCAAGGTCCGGGCCGCGGCGAACTTCTCCAACTCCCCGGGCCTCCCGGACCGCGTCGGCCACGGAACACACGTCGCCGCCACCGCCGCCGGTACGGGAGCGAAGTCGGGCGGCACGCACAAGGGCGTGGCCCCCGGTGCGACCCTGCTCAACGGCAAGGTCCTCAACGACTGGGGCATCGGCAGCGAGTCCACCATCATGGCGGGCATCGAATGGGCCGCCGCCCAGGGCGCCGATATCGTCAATCTGAGCGTCGGCGGCCCCGACCGGATCGGAACGGGCCCGTCGGAAGCCCAGATCAACCGGCTGTCGGAACAGAAGGGCATCCTCTTCGCCGTCGCCGCGGGCAACGCCGGTCCGGGTGACGGCACCATCGACTCCCCGGGCAGCGCCGAGGCGGCCCTGACCGCCGGCGCGGTCGACGGCAACGATGTGATCGCCGACTTCTCCGGCCGCGGACCGAAGTTCGGTGACAGCGGCATCAAACCCGATGTCACGGCCCCGGGCGTCGCCGTCGTCGCGGCCGCAGCCGACGGCACCGGCCCGCAGAACCCGCCCGGCTACTACGCGATGAGCGGTACGTCGATGGCCACCCCGCACGCCGCGGGCGCGGCCGCCCTGCTGAAGCAGCAGCACCCCGACTGGACCGGGTCCCGGCTGAAGGCGGCGCTGATGGGCTCCGCGAAGCCCGGCGCCTACAGCCCGCACGTCCAGGGCGCGGGCCGGATCGCGGTCGACCGGGCCGTCGAACAGGGCCTCTTCGCCGAGCCCGGGTCGCTGTCGCTCGGCTCCCAGGCCTGGCCGCACGAGGACGACACCCCCGTCACCAAAAGGCTGACCTACCACAACACCGGCCCGGAGGACGTCACCCTGAACCTCGCCGTCACCGGCGCGACCGGGCCCGGCGGACAGCCCGCGCCGGACGGCTTCTTCACCCTGGGCGCATCCAGTGTCACGGTCCCGGGACGCGGCACCGCGACGGTGGACGTCACCGCCGACACCCGGATCGCCGCGGGCGGCAACGGCGGTTACGCCGCGACGGTGACCGCGACGAACGGCGGCCTGAGCGTCCGTACCCCCGTCGCCGTCGACCGCGAGGACGAGGCGTACTCCGTCACCATCAGGAACCTCGACCGCAGCGGCAAACCCGATCCGTACGCCCTCGTCTCCGTGGCCGCCCTCACCGGCGCCGCGCAGGGCCGGACCTTCGAGGGCGACTGGTCCTCGGGCACGGCGACCCTGCGGCTCCCCAAGGGGCGCTACTTCGTCGACCACGTCACCCAGGTCGACGGTGATCTGCGCAAGGGCTCCGACCAGGTGCTCTACCCCAACCTGGACATCGCCGGGGACACCACGGTCGTCCTCGACGCCCGGACGGCGAAGCCGAGCCGGATCACCGTGCCGGACCCGGAGTCGAAGCCGGTGAGCACGGTCTCCTACTGGGGTCTGGAAACGCAGGGATACTCCGGCGGCTTCATCGCCGACCCCCCCGGCCAACTGCGCACGGCCCACGCCGGGCCGCCCGCCCCGGCGGGCGACAAGGCGTGGCAGGGCTGGATCGGTATGTGGCAGGGCGGGGCCGCCGACCGCAACACCGTGCACTACGCGCAGTCGTCCCGGTTCTCGGCCCTGACCAAGGACTATCGGGCGAGCGACTTCGCGAAGCTGTCGGTCGGGCTCGGTTCCGCCGTGAAGGGCAGGACCGGGAGGGTCGCCGTGATCGGCGTCCTGCCGACGGGTGAGGGGATCGGAGTCTGGGTGGAACGGCCGGCGCCGAGCCGTCACGAGGCCGCAGTGGCCGGGAACACGGGCACCGCCTGGAACCTGAACTACGACCAGTTGGAGAAGCCCGGCGATGCCGCGGGCGACGTCTACTTCTACTCCGCGGATCGCGTCTACACCGCGGGCAAGAGCTACCGCGTCGACATCAACACCGCCGTCCACGGGCCGCGGGTCGCGGGCCGCTTCATCGGTGTCTTCCGGGACGGCGACTCGGTCATCGGCCAGTTGCCGTTCTTCTCCGACGGCAGCGGCCATATCGGCGACTCCCGGTACTCGACCGCGCGGACCACGCTCCGCAAGGGCGGGAAACTGATCGACGAGAAGGCCGACGATCTGGTCTCCGACGAGCCGCTGACCCTTCCGGGCACGCCCGGGAAGTACACGCTGACGACCACGGTCACCCGTCCCGTGTCCGTGTCCGCGGTGGGCACCCGGATCGAGGGCACGTGGACCTTCGCCACGGCCCGGGCGCCGGAGCCGGTCAGGCTGCCGCTGTCCACGATCCGCTTCTCCCCGGCCGTCGCACTCGACTCCACCGCCCCGGCCGGCCGGACCCAGACCTTCCCGGTGGCCGTCGAAGGCGCCGCCGCCGGAACGAATCTGCGGTCGCTGGCGGTGCACGTCTCCTACGACTCCGGGAAGACCTGGCGGCAGGTGCCCGTGAAGAAGGGCACGGTCACCCTGAAGAACCCGGGCAAGGGGAAGGGCCTGGCGCTGCGCGGCCAGGCGCTCGACAAGCAGGGCAACCGGAGCGTCGTCACGGTCCACCAGGCGTATCTCGGACGCTAG
- the hutH gene encoding histidine ammonia-lyase, whose amino-acid sequence MHTVVVGTSGTSSADVVAVARHGARVEISPEATAALAAARAVVDTLAAKPEPVYGVSTGFGALATRHIGPGLRAALQRNIVRSHAAGMGPRVEREVVRALMFLRLKTLCSGHTGVRPEIAETMAAVLNAGITPVVHEYGSLGCSGDLAPLSHCALALMGEGDAEGPDGEVRPAGELLAAHGIGPVELREKEGLALLNGTDGMLGMLLLALDDLRRLYKSADITAALSLEALLGTERVLAPELHAIRPHPGQAVAAANMAAVLKGSGLTGHYQQDEAPRVQDAYSVRCAPQVAGAGRDTLDHARLVADRELAAAVDNPVVLPEAGRVESNGNFHGAPVAYVLDFLAIAAADLGSIAERRTDRLLDKNRSHGLPPFLADDPGVDSGLMIAQYTQAALVSELKRLAVPASVDSIPSSAMQEDHVSMGWSAARKLRTAVDALGRIIAVELYAATRAIELRDGLVPAPASAAAVAALRAAGVAGPGPDRFLAPDLAAAEGFVRDGGLIAAVERVTGPLG is encoded by the coding sequence ATGCATACCGTCGTGGTGGGGACGTCCGGTACCAGCTCCGCCGATGTCGTCGCCGTCGCCCGGCACGGCGCCCGCGTCGAGATCTCCCCCGAGGCCACCGCCGCCCTCGCCGCCGCCCGCGCCGTCGTGGACACGCTCGCCGCCAAGCCCGAGCCCGTGTACGGCGTCTCCACCGGGTTCGGTGCGCTCGCCACTCGCCATATCGGGCCCGGGCTCCGCGCCGCGCTCCAGCGGAACATCGTGCGCTCGCATGCCGCGGGGATGGGCCCGCGGGTGGAGCGGGAGGTGGTGCGGGCGCTGATGTTCCTGCGGCTGAAGACGTTGTGTTCGGGGCATACCGGCGTGCGGCCGGAGATCGCGGAGACCATGGCGGCGGTGTTGAACGCCGGGATCACCCCGGTGGTCCACGAGTACGGTTCCCTCGGCTGCTCCGGGGATCTCGCGCCGCTCTCGCACTGTGCGCTGGCCCTGATGGGCGAGGGGGATGCGGAGGGCCCCGACGGGGAGGTGCGGCCCGCGGGTGAGCTGCTCGCGGCCCATGGCATCGGCCCGGTGGAGCTGCGGGAGAAGGAGGGGCTGGCGCTCCTCAACGGCACCGACGGCATGCTCGGCATGCTGCTGCTGGCGCTGGACGATCTGCGGCGGCTGTACAAGAGCGCCGACATCACGGCCGCGCTCAGCCTCGAAGCCCTGCTGGGTACGGAGCGCGTTCTGGCGCCGGAGCTGCACGCGATCCGTCCGCATCCCGGTCAGGCGGTGGCCGCCGCGAACATGGCGGCGGTGCTGAAGGGGTCCGGGCTGACGGGTCACTATCAGCAGGACGAGGCCCCGCGGGTCCAGGACGCCTACTCGGTCCGGTGCGCACCGCAGGTGGCGGGTGCGGGCCGGGACACGCTGGACCATGCGCGGCTGGTGGCGGACCGTGAACTCGCCGCGGCGGTCGACAATCCGGTGGTCCTCCCGGAGGCCGGCCGGGTGGAGTCCAACGGCAACTTCCACGGTGCGCCCGTGGCGTACGTCCTGGACTTCCTCGCCATTGCCGCCGCGGATCTGGGTTCCATCGCGGAGCGCCGTACGGACCGGCTGCTGGACAAGAACCGCAGTCATGGTCTGCCGCCGTTCCTCGCCGACGATCCGGGTGTCGATTCGGGGCTGATGATCGCCCAGTACACCCAGGCCGCGCTGGTTTCGGAGCTGAAGCGGCTCGCCGTTCCGGCGTCCGTCGACTCCATCCCGTCCTCTGCGATGCAGGAGGACCATGTGTCGATGGGCTGGTCGGCGGCGCGGAAGCTGCGGACCGCGGTGGATGCGCTGGGGCGGATCATCGCCGTGGAGCTGTATGCGGCGACCCGGGCGATCGAACTGCGGGACGGGCTGGTGCCCGCCCCCGCTTCGGCGGCCGCCGTGGCGGCGCTGCGTGCCGCGGGTGTCGCGGGCCCGGGGCCGGACCGGTTCCTGGCGCCCGATCTGGCGGCGGCGGAGGGCTTCGTCCGCGACGGCGGTCTGATCGCGGCGGTGGAGCGGGTCACGGGCCCGCTGGGCTGA